The Chloroflexota bacterium genome has a window encoding:
- a CDS encoding ribonuclease J, whose translation MQNLGRFLGRHDRPLDDDSHEATASPSTSPHAANGGVLRVIPLGGLGEIGKNMMALEYGDDIIVVDAGVMFPEEDMFGVDLVIPNITYLLENQHKVRAILITHGHEDHTGAVPFVLPELNVPVYAPKLAHGLIEVKLRDHRILSASELHAIEPGETFTFGVFHCEFFHVCHSIPDATGIAIHTPVGLVIHTGDFKFDHTPVDQVPTDFARLAELGMEGVTLLLSDSTYAESEGYTPSEAVLDPNLERIIAEAPGRVMFATFASLIARIQQIANAAAKNGRKVAVIGRSMVNNVAMAQQMGYLRVPEGVIVPAESLAGLPPEQTVIIMTGAQGEPTAALSRIANDDHRDFSVSRGDTIVLSASPIPGNEAVIMRTIDNLLRQGARVLHARNAQVHVHGHASREELKLMLRMIKPRYFIPIHGEYHHLVAHAGIAVGMGVAPERTFILEDGDVLELGEDGADIVDRVPAGHVFVVGRHLWDPSNGVFKERQTLARDGVVVAAVTVNASTGRLGAPPALTAHGFEAPDDHNEVMVAASQRLSDALEQQEWPKGDIEEAVRAQAARVLSRILRDVTGRRPVVLVLVSLT comes from the coding sequence ATGCAAAACCTAGGACGCTTCCTGGGGCGGCACGACAGACCGCTCGACGACGACTCCCACGAGGCCACGGCGTCTCCATCGACCTCACCACATGCTGCCAACGGCGGCGTGCTGCGCGTCATCCCCCTCGGCGGGCTGGGCGAGATCGGCAAGAACATGATGGCGCTTGAGTACGGCGACGACATCATCGTCGTGGACGCGGGCGTGATGTTCCCTGAGGAGGACATGTTCGGGGTGGACCTCGTGATCCCGAACATCACGTACCTGCTGGAGAACCAGCACAAGGTGCGCGCCATCCTCATCACGCACGGCCACGAGGACCACACGGGGGCCGTTCCCTTTGTGCTGCCGGAGCTGAACGTCCCGGTCTACGCGCCAAAGCTAGCGCACGGCCTCATCGAGGTAAAGCTTCGGGACCACCGCATCCTTTCCGCATCGGAGCTGCACGCCATCGAACCGGGCGAGACCTTCACTTTCGGCGTCTTTCACTGCGAGTTCTTCCACGTCTGCCACAGCATCCCGGACGCGACGGGCATCGCCATCCACACGCCGGTGGGGCTGGTCATCCACACGGGCGACTTCAAGTTCGACCACACGCCCGTCGACCAGGTGCCGACGGACTTCGCGCGGCTGGCGGAGCTGGGCATGGAGGGCGTCACGCTGCTGCTGTCCGACTCGACGTACGCGGAGTCCGAGGGCTACACGCCCTCGGAGGCGGTGCTGGACCCGAACCTGGAGCGCATCATCGCGGAGGCGCCGGGCCGGGTCATGTTCGCGACCTTCGCCTCGCTCATCGCGCGCATTCAGCAGATCGCCAATGCCGCGGCCAAGAACGGCCGCAAGGTGGCGGTCATCGGCCGGAGCATGGTCAACAACGTCGCCATGGCGCAGCAGATGGGCTACCTGCGCGTGCCCGAAGGCGTCATCGTGCCCGCCGAGAGCCTCGCGGGCCTGCCGCCTGAGCAGACGGTCATCATCATGACGGGAGCGCAGGGCGAGCCGACGGCGGCCCTCTCGCGCATCGCGAACGACGACCACCGCGACTTCTCCGTCTCGCGGGGCGACACCATCGTGCTCTCCGCGTCGCCCATCCCCGGAAACGAGGCGGTCATCATGCGCACCATCGACAATCTGCTGAGGCAAGGGGCGCGGGTGCTCCACGCCCGGAACGCGCAGGTACACGTCCACGGCCACGCGAGCAGGGAAGAGCTGAAGCTCATGCTGCGGATGATCAAGCCGCGCTACTTCATACCCATCCACGGCGAGTACCACCACCTGGTGGCGCACGCGGGCATTGCCGTGGGCATGGGCGTCGCGCCGGAACGCACCTTCATCCTTGAGGACGGCGACGTGCTGGAGCTCGGCGAGGACGGCGCGGATATTGTCGACCGGGTGCCCGCGGGGCACGTCTTCGTGGTGGGGCGCCACCTGTGGGACCCGTCGAACGGCGTCTTCAAGGAGCGGCAGACGCTCGCCCGCGACGGCGTCGTCGTCGCAGCGGTCACGGTCAACGCCTCGACGGGGCGTCTCGGCGCGCCGCCGGCCCTCACGGCCCACGGCTTCGAGGCACCGGACGACCACAATGAGGTCATGGTGGCCGCGTCGCAGCGCCTCTCGGACGCGCTGGAACAGCAAGAGTGGCCCAAGGGCGACATCGAGGAGGCCGTCCGTGCGCAGGCCGCCCGGGTGCTGTCCCGCATCCTCCGCGACGTCACGGGCCGCCGCCCGGTCGTCCTGGTGCTGGTCTCGCTCACCTAG
- a CDS encoding DNA translocase FtsK has product MPIFILGGASILLVTLGVALYVAWESVSATGLQVWEALRYTWAALAVWAAALPVTLVQRRDMVKRHPHRWLAALLMVVVAAGCLQLWGQGLGGTLGGWIIGPSAGWGIVRTTFIFAAALAIAMPAPALWASRILLIALGFLAVYLWEAMGFVLRWAQAAGVWIGLKCTAVSPSLARGAATVWRGVCAVYNKLPIHLYILAFFVIVSAAILRRPASSRRRARPVASGYEPYPYPVGVFENVGSYGETTYTPQAPRPAQATVNDLPRYESPSYLRPDAAPTPAAAYANGMLTVDEDDEDEVDVMSVVAEDIDEPEEVDAETDEDDEEDGEEDSPPFDLYDDELDETDDEDDDLDDTADPEVIDLRSGSARTGGSIAATATKWELPPLDLLKSVTRKEISDDVHQETARLIEQTLAEYNIEVQVKEIRPGPVVTQYGVGPGWIRRYKDVRERNPDGTPARGADGKLVSKRVEEKTRVRVDHVLAREKDLALALAAPSLRFEAPVPGESFMGLEVPNAQRDVVTLRSSLESSAFQAIQKKAKLPVALGLGSGGEPVIMDLADMPHLLIAGSTGSGKSVCMNTIICSLMMQCTPMDLQMYLVDPKRVELTAYNGLPHLTAPVLVEVDQAVPALHALIAEMQHRYKKFEARGARNIATFNGKLVRGEERMPYLMLVIDELADLMMTASGDVEHALCRLAQLGRATGIHLVVATQRPSVDVLTGLIKANFPSRMSFAVSSQVDSRTVLDSVGAEKLLGRGDLLFLPTNAVKPKRLQGAFISDEEVDAIVDFWQKQGNKPKPAIQMEIASPDNEEDTMLQEAQKLAINHSRISASLLQRKLGIGYAKAASLLDHLEDRGIVGPGDPGKSREVITPGG; this is encoded by the coding sequence ATGCCCATCTTCATTCTGGGCGGCGCGAGCATCTTGCTGGTCACGCTTGGTGTGGCCCTCTACGTGGCGTGGGAATCGGTCAGCGCGACGGGCCTGCAGGTCTGGGAGGCCCTCCGCTACACCTGGGCCGCCCTGGCAGTCTGGGCGGCAGCCCTCCCGGTGACCCTTGTCCAGCGCAGGGACATGGTCAAGCGACACCCCCACCGCTGGTTGGCCGCGCTGTTGATGGTGGTCGTAGCCGCTGGGTGCCTGCAACTCTGGGGACAGGGCCTCGGCGGCACGCTCGGCGGCTGGATCATCGGCCCAAGCGCCGGGTGGGGCATCGTTCGCACGACATTCATCTTCGCCGCCGCCTTGGCGATAGCCATGCCGGCGCCCGCGCTCTGGGCCAGCAGGATTCTCCTGATCGCGCTCGGCTTCCTCGCGGTCTATCTGTGGGAGGCGATGGGATTCGTCCTCCGCTGGGCGCAGGCAGCGGGTGTCTGGATTGGCCTGAAGTGCACCGCGGTCTCTCCGAGCCTGGCGAGAGGAGCCGCCACCGTGTGGCGCGGCGTGTGCGCCGTGTACAACAAGCTTCCCATCCACCTGTACATCCTGGCATTCTTCGTCATCGTCAGCGCCGCCATCCTGCGCCGGCCGGCAAGCTCGCGGCGGCGCGCACGGCCCGTTGCGAGCGGGTACGAGCCGTACCCGTACCCGGTGGGCGTTTTCGAGAACGTTGGCTCCTACGGGGAAACGACGTACACGCCGCAGGCGCCCCGGCCCGCACAGGCGACCGTCAACGACCTTCCCCGCTACGAATCGCCGTCGTACTTGCGGCCCGATGCGGCGCCGACCCCGGCGGCGGCCTACGCCAACGGCATGCTCACCGTAGATGAGGACGACGAGGACGAAGTCGACGTTATGTCCGTTGTGGCCGAGGACATCGACGAGCCTGAGGAGGTTGACGCAGAGACGGACGAGGACGACGAGGAGGATGGGGAGGAGGACTCCCCGCCCTTCGACCTCTACGACGACGAGCTGGATGAGACGGACGATGAGGACGACGACCTCGACGACACGGCGGACCCGGAGGTCATCGACCTGCGCAGCGGATCGGCGCGCACGGGCGGCAGCATTGCGGCCACGGCCACCAAGTGGGAGCTGCCGCCGCTCGACCTCCTGAAGAGCGTCACCCGCAAGGAGATCTCGGACGATGTCCACCAGGAAACCGCCCGCCTCATTGAGCAGACGCTGGCGGAGTACAACATCGAGGTGCAGGTCAAGGAGATCCGGCCCGGCCCCGTCGTCACGCAGTACGGCGTCGGGCCCGGCTGGATCCGCCGCTACAAGGACGTACGCGAGCGCAACCCCGACGGCACGCCCGCGCGCGGCGCCGACGGGAAGCTGGTGAGCAAGCGCGTGGAGGAGAAGACGCGCGTCCGCGTCGACCACGTGCTCGCACGCGAAAAGGACCTAGCGCTGGCGCTGGCGGCGCCCAGCCTACGCTTTGAGGCGCCTGTGCCCGGCGAGTCCTTCATGGGCCTGGAGGTCCCCAACGCGCAACGCGACGTGGTGACCCTGCGGTCGTCTCTGGAGAGCAGCGCCTTCCAGGCCATCCAGAAGAAGGCCAAGCTGCCCGTCGCCCTCGGCCTGGGCAGCGGCGGGGAACCGGTCATCATGGACCTGGCCGACATGCCGCACCTGCTCATCGCAGGATCAACGGGCAGCGGCAAGAGCGTGTGCATGAACACCATCATCTGCTCACTCATGATGCAGTGCACGCCTATGGACCTGCAGATGTACCTGGTGGACCCCAAACGGGTGGAGCTTACGGCCTACAACGGCCTGCCGCACCTGACCGCGCCGGTGCTGGTCGAGGTCGACCAGGCCGTGCCCGCACTGCACGCCCTCATTGCGGAGATGCAGCACCGCTACAAAAAGTTCGAGGCGCGGGGCGCGCGCAACATCGCAACGTTCAACGGCAAGCTCGTGCGGGGCGAGGAGCGCATGCCGTACCTCATGCTCGTCATCGACGAGCTGGCCGACCTGATGATGACGGCCTCCGGCGACGTGGAGCACGCGCTGTGCCGACTGGCGCAGCTTGGCCGCGCGACCGGGATCCACCTGGTGGTCGCGACGCAGCGGCCCTCCGTCGACGTGCTGACGGGGCTGATCAAGGCCAACTTCCCCAGCCGAATGAGCTTCGCCGTCTCCTCGCAAGTCGACTCCCGCACGGTGCTCGACAGCGTGGGCGCGGAGAAGCTCCTCGGGCGCGGCGACCTGCTCTTCCTGCCCACCAACGCCGTCAAGCCCAAGCGGCTGCAGGGCGCGTTCATCTCGGACGAGGAGGTCGACGCCATCGTCGACTTCTGGCAGAAGCAGGGCAACAAGCCGAAGCCGGCAATCCAGATGGAGATTGCATCGCCGGACAACGAGGAAGACACGATGCTGCAGGAGGCGCAGAAGCTGGCCATCAACCACAGCCGGATTTCGGCATCGCTGTTGCAGCGCAAGCTGGGCATCGGGTACGCGAAGGCCGCCAGTCTGCTCGACCACCTGGAGGACCGCGGCATCGTGGGCCCCGGCGATCCGGGCAAGTCCCGCGAGGTCATCACTCCCGGCGGGTAG